Proteins co-encoded in one Sander vitreus isolate 19-12246 chromosome 9, sanVit1, whole genome shotgun sequence genomic window:
- the pde4ba gene encoding 3',5'-cyclic-AMP phosphodiesterase 4B isoform X4 yields the protein MGACCFDKKERKLGKLNGWRKFKRMLNRELTHLSEMSRSGNQVSEFISNTFLDKQNEMEMPSPTSKTREKKKQQKQQLMTQISGVKKVSHGPSLSGSSISRFGVKTDKEELLSKELEDLNKWGLNIFTVSEYSHSRPLTCIMYAIFQERDLLKTFKIPVDTLVAYMMTLEDHYHSDVAYHNSLHAADVAQSTHILLSTPALDAVFTDLEILAAIFAAAIHDVDHPGVSNQFLINTNSELALMYNDESVLENHHLAVGFKLLQEDNCDIFQNLNKKQRQSLRKMIIDMVLATDMSKHMSLLADLKTMVETKKVTSSGVLLLDNYTDRMQVLRNMVHCADLSNPTKSLELYRQWTDRIMEEFFHQGDRERERGMEISPMCDKHTASVEKSQVGFIDYIVHPLWETWADLVHPDAQDILDTLEDNRNWYQSMIPQSPSPPFYDQVTHGHSGGTGGQGGGEKFQFELTLEEEDLDGIEKNGEGEEDEEEEEELEEEEDSLGDSRSPPLDYLDGQELEEGGMMEPAIEIVTNEASPTDT from the exons TTCAAGAGAATGTTGAATCGGGAGTTGACGCACCTATCTGAGATGAGTCGGTCTGGCAATCAGGTTTCTGAATTCATCTCCAACACCTTCCTAG ACAAACAGAATGAGATGGAGATGCCGTCGCCGACATCCAAGACgcgagagaagaagaagcagcagaagcagcagctgATGACACAGATCAGCGGAGTCAAGAAGGTCTCCCATGGGCCCTCTCTCTCCGGCAGCAGCATATCACGCTTCGGCGTCAAGACCGATAAGGAGGAGCTGCTGTCCAAGGAGCTGGAGGACCTCAACAAGTGGGGCCTGAACATCTTCACTGTTTCGGAGTACTCCCACAGCAGGCCTCTTACCTGCATCATGTACGCTATCTTCCAG GAGCGAGACCTGTTAAAGACATTTAAGATCCCCGTGGATACGTTGGTGGCCTACATGATGACATTGGAAGATCACTACCATTCAGATGTGGCCTACCATAACAGCCTGCACGCTGCCGACGTAGCCCAATCTACACACATCCTCCTCTCCACTCCAGCCCTGGAT GCGGTCTTTACAGATCTTGAGATCCTAGCAGCCATCTTTGCTGCAGCTATCCATGATGTTGACCATCCTGGAGTATCAAACCAATTCTTAATCAATACCA ACTCTGAGCTGGCGCTAATGTACAACGATGAGTCTGTGCTGGAGAACCATCACTTGGCTGTGGGATTCAAGCTACTACAGGAAGACAACTGCGATATCTTCCAGAACCTCAACAAGAAGCAGCGACAGTCCCTCCGCAAGATGATCATCGACATG GTTTTGGCCACTGACATGTCCAAACACATGAGTCTGCTGGCTGATCTGAAGACTATGGTGGAGACCAAGAAGGTGACGAGCTCTGGAGTGCTGCTGCTAGACAATTACACCGACAGGATGCAG GTGCTGCGTAACATGGTGCACTGTGCTGACCTGAGTAACCCCACCAAGTCCCTGGAGCTGTATCGTCAGTGGACTGATCGGATAATGGAGGAGTTCTTCCAccaaggagacagagagagggagaggggaatgGAGATCAGCCCCATGTGTGATAAACACACAGCCTCGGTGGAGAAGAGCCAG GTGGGTTTCATCGACTACATTGTCCACCCTCTGTGGGAGACCTGGGCCGACCTGGTCCACCCTGACGCCCAGGACATTCTGGACACCCTGGAGGACAACAGGAACTGGTACCAAAGCATGATCCCCCAGAGTCCCTCCCCACCCTTCTACGACCAGGTCACGCACGGACACAGTGGAGGGACTGGAGGTCAGGGAGGCGGGGAGAAATTTCAGTTTGAGCTCACCTTGGAGGAGGAGGACTTGGATGGAATAGAGAAAAATGGCGAAggagaggaggacgaggaggaagaagaagagttagaagaggaggaggatagTCTAGGAGATTCTCGTTCCCCTCCCCTGGACTATTTGGACGGTCAGGAGCTTGAGGAGGGCGGCATGATGGAGCCGGCAATAGAGATCGTGACAAACGAGGCATCGCCCACAGACACATAG
- the pde4ba gene encoding 3',5'-cyclic-AMP phosphodiesterase 4B isoform X5 encodes MPEANYLLSVSWGYIKFKRMLNRELTHLSEMSRSGNQVSEFISNTFLDKQNEMEMPSPTSKTREKKKQQKQQLMTQISGVKKVSHGPSLSGSSISRFGVKTDKEELLSKELEDLNKWGLNIFTVSEYSHSRPLTCIMYAIFQERDLLKTFKIPVDTLVAYMMTLEDHYHSDVAYHNSLHAADVAQSTHILLSTPALDAVFTDLEILAAIFAAAIHDVDHPGVSNQFLINTNSELALMYNDESVLENHHLAVGFKLLQEDNCDIFQNLNKKQRQSLRKMIIDMVLATDMSKHMSLLADLKTMVETKKVTSSGVLLLDNYTDRMQVLRNMVHCADLSNPTKSLELYRQWTDRIMEEFFHQGDRERERGMEISPMCDKHTASVEKSQVGFIDYIVHPLWETWADLVHPDAQDILDTLEDNRNWYQSMIPQSPSPPFYDQVTHGHSGGTGGQGGGEKFQFELTLEEEDLDGIEKNGEGEEDEEEEEELEEEEDSLGDSRSPPLDYLDGQELEEGGMMEPAIEIVTNEASPTDT; translated from the exons ATGCCTGAAGCCAATTACCTGCTGTCGGTGTCTTGGGGTTACATTAAG TTCAAGAGAATGTTGAATCGGGAGTTGACGCACCTATCTGAGATGAGTCGGTCTGGCAATCAGGTTTCTGAATTCATCTCCAACACCTTCCTAG ACAAACAGAATGAGATGGAGATGCCGTCGCCGACATCCAAGACgcgagagaagaagaagcagcagaagcagcagctgATGACACAGATCAGCGGAGTCAAGAAGGTCTCCCATGGGCCCTCTCTCTCCGGCAGCAGCATATCACGCTTCGGCGTCAAGACCGATAAGGAGGAGCTGCTGTCCAAGGAGCTGGAGGACCTCAACAAGTGGGGCCTGAACATCTTCACTGTTTCGGAGTACTCCCACAGCAGGCCTCTTACCTGCATCATGTACGCTATCTTCCAG GAGCGAGACCTGTTAAAGACATTTAAGATCCCCGTGGATACGTTGGTGGCCTACATGATGACATTGGAAGATCACTACCATTCAGATGTGGCCTACCATAACAGCCTGCACGCTGCCGACGTAGCCCAATCTACACACATCCTCCTCTCCACTCCAGCCCTGGAT GCGGTCTTTACAGATCTTGAGATCCTAGCAGCCATCTTTGCTGCAGCTATCCATGATGTTGACCATCCTGGAGTATCAAACCAATTCTTAATCAATACCA ACTCTGAGCTGGCGCTAATGTACAACGATGAGTCTGTGCTGGAGAACCATCACTTGGCTGTGGGATTCAAGCTACTACAGGAAGACAACTGCGATATCTTCCAGAACCTCAACAAGAAGCAGCGACAGTCCCTCCGCAAGATGATCATCGACATG GTTTTGGCCACTGACATGTCCAAACACATGAGTCTGCTGGCTGATCTGAAGACTATGGTGGAGACCAAGAAGGTGACGAGCTCTGGAGTGCTGCTGCTAGACAATTACACCGACAGGATGCAG GTGCTGCGTAACATGGTGCACTGTGCTGACCTGAGTAACCCCACCAAGTCCCTGGAGCTGTATCGTCAGTGGACTGATCGGATAATGGAGGAGTTCTTCCAccaaggagacagagagagggagaggggaatgGAGATCAGCCCCATGTGTGATAAACACACAGCCTCGGTGGAGAAGAGCCAG GTGGGTTTCATCGACTACATTGTCCACCCTCTGTGGGAGACCTGGGCCGACCTGGTCCACCCTGACGCCCAGGACATTCTGGACACCCTGGAGGACAACAGGAACTGGTACCAAAGCATGATCCCCCAGAGTCCCTCCCCACCCTTCTACGACCAGGTCACGCACGGACACAGTGGAGGGACTGGAGGTCAGGGAGGCGGGGAGAAATTTCAGTTTGAGCTCACCTTGGAGGAGGAGGACTTGGATGGAATAGAGAAAAATGGCGAAggagaggaggacgaggaggaagaagaagagttagaagaggaggaggatagTCTAGGAGATTCTCGTTCCCCTCCCCTGGACTATTTGGACGGTCAGGAGCTTGAGGAGGGCGGCATGATGGAGCCGGCAATAGAGATCGTGACAAACGAGGCATCGCCCACAGACACATAG